The following DNA comes from Papaver somniferum cultivar HN1 chromosome 4, ASM357369v1, whole genome shotgun sequence.
ATGTTAACTGTACGCGCCTTAGGTTTCCCAAGATATTTAAATTCACAGGGTGCTGCATATTATTTAAAAGTGTAGCGCCAAGAGTCCATAAAGAGTTCCAAAGTTAAAGTAGTAAGTTATTTAGCAGACACCATATATGCTAAAAAACAGCATTTTAGTAAGAAATGTCTAAGAGGTGAGATATTTACCAAGTATGGGGATACTTGTCCAAAATTTAGCAAGTATTTGAGTGTGTTTTGAACCAGAAGACCAGCAATAACACCCTAAGAAATCAATACAAACACCAGAAAACAAGTTTTAAATTAGGGGAAAACCAATGGAATGGCTAAGAAGATTAGTGGATTGAATGACTCAGTTGCTTTTTAGAGGTCGGATAAAATAATTCTAACCATTGTGGTGGGCAAAGATGCAGCGCAAACACCTTCACGTTTTAATGTCCGTTCGTCTACCCCAGAAGCCACCACCtgggaaaaataaaaatcattcatTTCCTAAGTTAAAACGAGATGCATATGATACATCAAACTTAAGTAATGTCGTCTTCCATACAGCCAGCCCTTACTAAGtagttttttattgtttttgttttaataCATTCAGCTTACTGAGTAGGTTGAAGGGCATTATACTTAATTTATTAGCGCTCACTAAAATATTATATAAGTGCCTCTTGGAGTCTATATACCATTTAATGTAACATACATCAGTCACCATTATATGGTTCTCAAATTCTATTAAAGCATAAAAAAGTTGAAAGAACTAACCAGAGGAGGAGCACATGCAAAACAAGCTGTTTCCCCTGGAATAAGCAATTGTATATGACCAGAAACGGCATCTTCAGATACtcctgaaaaataaaaataaaaatcatgtcAGCTCTCCGGGCATTGATATATCGGGTGATAAAATTAAAGTATGCTGAACATATTCTATACAACTGAAACTGAAGAAGTAAAATCAATTGAACTAAGCTCAACACCTGAAAGAAAACATGCTTCTTAATATTGACAAAACAGTAATAACCAGGTTCCTTACCAGACTCCATCCATGTCTGGTTCAGCTCATTGCAAGCCTGAATAACCAAAACTGCATTAGTTATGCAAGACCAAATACTTATAAAAGCTCTTAAAGGCAAATTTATACACTTAAACCAATTTAAAACCTTAGAAACTCTTAAAGCTGTCAGCAGATTACCTGGTTTACAACCATACGTGCTTCGTAATTGTCTACACAGCTCAAAACCAGATCGACTCCAGTACCATTTTTAGTTTGACGATATTTTTGATTCTTCAAGCTTTCCACAAATGTTTCAAAACCTTGCATTGTGGTGATATTCAATGTGTAGCTCTACAAGTGACCAGAAAAAAACTTACCTGATAAGTCTTTAGCTAACAGAAAATTTGAGACCGCAGAGACACAGAACCAAACTGGTAATAGTACAATTGCTGAAGTACCAAATTGATGCAATAACTCCCAAAAAACTGACCATCATTACTAACTAACCTCGAGTATGACGTCTGGATTAATATCTGAAAGAGTTTGCACAGCAGCATCTGTCTTGGTCATGCCGCACTGCAAAGACGATACGTAAACAGCATGAGCAGGTTTAATAAATCCTTATTTGTCCCTTGTACATTTACTAAAAGCATACTTTGAGGCACATGAACgataaggaaaataaaaaagaGCATAAGATAAAGATGCACACCTGCTCCGGGCGGAAGAATAGCCTATTCATGTTAGCTAACTCCACTGTATCATAATCATACAACAACAGGCGACCTATACCACACCTTGTTAGCATCTCAGCTGCAACGCTACCTACTCCACCTATTCCCTATAACATCACAAAGAGCATTTTCAACACCCACACAAGAAAATATCAAATTACATAGACAAACAAAGAGAGGAACACATGGAGAAATGGATACATACAACAATGGCAACAGAGAATCCTCGTATTCTTTCATAGTTTTCCACAATACCCATCCTTTGAAGTGCCATTAGTCTACTATATGGATTGCTATCTACTACTTCAGCACTCATATCCTTCCAAATTCCAGTAAAATTCATAAGCAAAAAACACAAATATCTCAACACAATAGGCCTTTCCAAATCCATAAACACATTTTCTCATGCAAATATACCTTCACTTTATTCCGCCTAGAATTTGCTGATTTCGCAAGATTCGTCAGGTTTTCTAAACGTTCCTCCAGCTACAAAAACATCAATAGATACAAACAAAAAATTAGCAAGTATCGGGTTAGCTCCACACTGGTACACAGAAAGCTTGAGAAAGTGGACTTGAGTCAACGTGGTTTGACCTGGGTCAATCAAGATCCAATCGTCAGTTTTAATGATTCTGATCGGAAATGCTTGATACAAAAAGTACTAAGAAATTCCCCGGTATCGTAAAATAAAACCTGAATTCTGAACAACCTACACATGAATTCTGCTAACAACGGAATTGGATAGATACCAGATGAAGATTAATTTTGaatgagaaaggaaaaaaaaaagtacctTAAGAATCAAAGGAAGATGATTGGGATCTGACGAAGAATTCTTGAGCTGTTCAACATCATTCAACAATTCCTTTAATTCTACCTCCATTATCTCTACTCTCTCAAAATCAAAATGATTAAAAATCAATCTTGTTCTgtaaacacagtgatgagtgatGTGATTTTTATCTCTGTAAACAAAATTGGATTTGGATTTTCTCAGGAGGAAGAAAATAACCGATTCTCTGTCTTTTTACTTTTGCATCGTTACCCTTTCTCTCTCTAGAAAAGTTATAACGTTGCACGATACGCGACTGATAAATGCCAAGGCTCTCTAACGGGCTAGGCTGGGAGATTTTAGGGCCGACGAAATGATTCCGAGTTATTTCGTAAAAAGGTCATATATTTATTGgttaattagggtctgggtcgtaaAAAATACAGTTGATGTGTTAGGGTCGTAGACTAACTGAAGACTATTCCAAAACTGTTAGTTGATATTTTATACATTACCAAGTACCCTGGCTGTCAGCTGACTAGCTTTGACTGTTAGAATATTTTCAAAACAAGTAGTTGTTTCATCCTTTTCTGTCTACTTCTTATAgttctcttcaatttcctttgGCTAAAGTCGGTGTCAACTGTCAAGTCCCCATTCTTGTGGGTTCATTAAGCTTTAATAATGGCCAATGGATTTTCTTAGGATTTCAAATATGGATTTagcaggtgtttgagggtgaaaatggtttctgctgatttcggtaatttcgtgtgttgtgggtgagaaacgagtctaaaccctaaacaatgtactgcaagggagtactttgattcgagagatcaatctgtacaaatccggtctaaaccaagaaatgggcgttccagacttgcttcggtcacaaagtgaaggagaatggttggtctagtgagagaagcgaagagagtgttgagacaagaatagttgattcgggaagagtagttgtttgatgacctgtatcagaaagtggaaatctaacagatgggaaagcaaacaagtgatttctgagtgttatatgctcctgaccaaaaaacttgttcatcggtggaaataggtgagacctatttttacaagtcgcaacgaaacgtaccctggtctcgtaagaagtggaaacggttgagtaaatggaagaaagcggtaacgggtaacgcctggaattgatgtttccataatgaaggaaatgtttcaccattacttcttgtatttactaaccgtctcactcttatgacactttcttgtaacgggcgtagtgtacgccgcacgttgtaaaccatcagaccaataccctaatgagcatcccccagtttgtgacatgttttgatgtctcgagtgttttgtgtagcatgttgctattgtttggcaagttgatctttggaggcttgccggctcggtggtgaccttcgacggtcgagatttagcatcttgagaggaaggtcaGTCGTTGatcgtggttaccttccgttggtatccagtggtgtggccacggtgctggcatggcttgcgcatgctattggcgtggctaattagggtttggtgtcgtgacaaAAGAATTGTCATAGGTAAgtgtgtgtcgtggccaaagagttggcagtgtagccaagagattgccacaagtcgtttgatggcaagcttgtacggctgagatttgcatctaaggaggaggggtggtcgttgatcgttgcaaccctccgtttagCGGCCAgctgcatggaggcatggccagcacggctcgtgcatgcttttggcgcggcccaaattagggtttggcacaaaccgtggaactttggcatcgcagccaagaggttgccacaaatcgtttggtttggtggcaagattgtacggctgagatttgcatctcaggaggaaggatagtcgttgattgttgcaaccttctgtttggcggccagcggcatggaggcatggcccgcatggctttggcgtgctcttggcacggcccaaattagggtttagcacaAACCTTGGAACTTTGGcatccaagaggttgccacaaatcgtttggtttggtggcaagcttgtacggctgagatttgcgtctcaggaggaaggatagtttTTGATTGTTGCAACAATTAGGGCTTtcgcatggccgacatggctttggcgtggacaaattagggatttggcaccATGgtcaagagttggcaccgtagccaagagatttccacgagtcgtttggtggcaagtttgtacggatgagatctgcatctcaggaggaaggatagccgttgattgtcgcaacctttcgtttggcagccagcgacatggaggcatggccggcatggctttggcatggccaaattagggctttggcaccgtagccaagagattgccacaagtcgtttggtggcaagtttgtacggctgagatctgcatctcatgaggaaggatagtagttgattgttgcaaccttccgtttggcagccagcggcatggctttggcatggtttaggcgcggccaagctaggattttggcatagttttaggcgcggccaaaaattaaggttttggcatagttcaggcgcggccaaaattagggcttgacattgggccaaaagttgccacgcgtttggtggcgaacttggacggctgagatttgcatctcagaaggaagggtggtcgttgattgttgcaacccttcgtttggcagccagcgacatggaggcatggccggcatggatttggtgCGGAGGTATGCCTGGCAtggtgttgtagttttgaaagtggtagtaaaagttcgttgctcggacttctAAAGAtagtggatttttagatttaaaaatatatatacaaaaatattgacaaattggtagagaggtactgggactaatgattcagccaattttcataacatagggctcaatgatttattctcaacaataatcgctcaaaacataaattatctggactcttattttgccaaagtagattctcaaaacattgattgtaaatgttaagcatggaacatcaaatcacctaagctaagcatgacccatctaatcaaataacaaccaatttaattaaatcatatttcaattaatttttaatgcaaaagtcttagaaagaattaacaaaattacccatgtatgaagctcggcctcctccgtcgtcccagtgatgggttctaactccgcatattggaaacacgctcaaaggaatttttcattgctcaaaagaggtgtacaaatgatgaaatggagataataatgaaaatcgggtgtttgcaacgtttataattgttgcaaacaccgttacaaagaacgataaatgaaaagtgcTGTAGTATATAGAGTACTACGACCCACAGTTGACAGTCGTTGTTGCTGTAGaatgaacgactgtctctggttgtccaatgttcttcgtgttcttgagttgcagcagcagaaatggtggctctacaactcgatttttcttcactttgtagcctccaaagcttccctAAACTCTCCACAACCCTTCTAGGCAACCATAGAAacatatttatagccaacagacccatcgaatctcgctcattcactccatataattctctttaactcggcagtaaagaaaaatattcttgggaatattttctttccattcttgctctggtacgcatagatttccatcctggtcactctagaagtatttacacacgacccacaacgttgctagagccctcatgcatgatcagaacacgctcaaatcttctccaatcccgtgtccaacccgtgtttccctgttttgcttccgtgaattgtccagctaattatggccaaatttgatcgaaccaaaagcccaaaacgtgtttgataggacataacacaacttcctaccaaaaatcagccattgaatctccctagaacacgttcaaaaattccaacaaacatctgccagttgatatatttttttcccgccaatttttggtttttgaatttgggaagaagatgtccttcccctaaccagaactggggtgtgaatagcagctgccttggggtgacctgggggatgccccttagtaattaggttaccccttatccaaaagcgagagtccgaataacacttgtcctccgggtgacaaaatcaacttttcgagccgaattttccaaaaatatttatttccaaaaaaatacctacaaatacataaaataacaaaattagtacaaaatcgagtgccaacaatatatagtattgagatcaaattagacacaaaaatgtgtctatcaaatacccccaaacttattatttgctagtcctcgagcaaaatttattcttgaaaagtgaccgagttaatctcgggtgggtttatcagaggtgtacccacaaaaatcaatactccagaccctagctatctacgcagaaccttggaaagcactaaagaacctccttggttggcatacaaatattgactctaagaggaagaaccctgatgcaaaattacaattgctgtacacgagtttgcactcaagcatactaaaattcatataagtgacagagctctactaagatagtttcaggatggacatcatactcggagtcaaactaatcacatgaaaagattaagaagatggaaagaaaaatgtagatggttgaaaagcgaacggtgtttcccatatctgtctgaaggcctctgccaaggtgaacctaacctaaatgactgagataccggtctgactaatattaacacactggcatatacaagggaaccagtggtcaataacttaaatctagatcaacaaactggcaaatacaagggaaccatcagttgactacacataaccataaccattttttttattttttattttttttttaacttaacggcatgaatagatctttttgatccaagtgcatgtttcttgtcagcagattacacgatagttcccacgggtcctgcattccacgcttgcttaggcgacggaaacagggagaacacacgcatattgctatccaagtgttaatacttattccgattggtctaactggtccggcctttttttttttttttttttttttgaaaaggtaactcagtcactctatttcaccctagcaaaggtaacaacttgaatcgtgtgccccaccaaatcacttgaaacaaaagaaaactaaaaatagaaagtaaaaggactcgacaagatatggcgaaactatcatgttattctaacacctgagctctgcttttatgaatagactctatagatgtttccatctagtcagattggttcctcaactcctaaaacaaaaatgtttccatccacttagattggttagtgctatccttaataggcgtaaatttctaggctctggagtttatttattgcaactaaaaagtttctccccacccccaaacttaaataacattgtcctcaatgttctaaagatgaaattaaaagcatgaacaaggagagacaattactatt
Coding sequences within:
- the LOC113271712 gene encoding ubiquitin-like modifier-activating enzyme 5 isoform X2 — translated: MSAEVVDSNPYSRLMALQRMGIVENYERIRGFSVAIVGIGGVGSVAAEMLTRCGIGRLLLYDYDTVELANMNRLFFRPEQCGMTKTDAAVQTLSDINPDVILESYTLNITTMQGFETFVESLKNQKYRQTKNGTGVDLVLSCVDNYEARMVVNQACNELNQTWMESGVSEDAVSGHIQLLIPGETACFACAPPLVVASGVDERTLKREGVCAASLPTTMGVIAGLLVQNTLKYLLNFGQVSPYLGYNSLKDFFPTMAMKPNPQCSNSPCLERQEEYMLTKPERDAASKAKMEAEALLVVESPVHAENEWNISVVDDDDEMEKKDSVHINSNALPEGLVRELPSADDFQTLPVPAEESSNPIDDLEELRRQLDALNA
- the LOC113271712 gene encoding ubiquitin-like modifier-activating enzyme 5 isoform X1 translates to MEVELKELLNDVEQLKNSSSDPNHLPLILKLEERLENLTNLAKSANSRRNKVKDMSAEVVDSNPYSRLMALQRMGIVENYERIRGFSVAIVGIGGVGSVAAEMLTRCGIGRLLLYDYDTVELANMNRLFFRPEQCGMTKTDAAVQTLSDINPDVILESYTLNITTMQGFETFVESLKNQKYRQTKNGTGVDLVLSCVDNYEARMVVNQACNELNQTWMESGVSEDAVSGHIQLLIPGETACFACAPPLVVASGVDERTLKREGVCAASLPTTMGVIAGLLVQNTLKYLLNFGQVSPYLGYNSLKDFFPTMAMKPNPQCSNSPCLERQEEYMLTKPERDAASKAKMEAEALLVVESPVHAENEWNISVVDDDDEMEKKDSVHINSNALPEGLVRELPSADDFQTLPVPAEESSNPIDDLEELRRQLDALNA